A genome region from Clupea harengus chromosome 7, Ch_v2.0.2, whole genome shotgun sequence includes the following:
- the tbx3b gene encoding T-box transcription factor TBX3 — translation MTYRPLSDFPMNAILGQQYPFVPVVGSFPCVPGKLTQDRIVGNPANSIQSPFREENAKAAHLIKLRTREAETEVEDDPVVHIETKDLWEQFHKCGTEMVITKSGRRMFPPFRVRCSGFDKRASYILLMDIVASDDCRYKFHNSRWMVAGKADPEMPKRMCIHPDSPATGEHWMSKTVSFQKLKLTNNMSDKHGFTILNSMHKYQPRFHVVRANDILKLPYSTFRTYVFPETQFIAVTAYQNDKITQLKIDNNPFAKGFRDTGNGRREKRKQLILKTVRSSGLNSNDVPTAVDRTSPTSPQIRPVVTSTLKETSDSEADSDEDENNPTIKDGPDPFEVSTTTDIPQLSNEHTKAKLNFGGTQRLRFERNSEKHAENLESEPKAENDWPTNEGREFQKNQLQQPHIIYTPGMIEQHFLSSLNSTNNVLIHPTPFYYGRNISSLMSEGMSTLDTGRLSSSQGRNGTSGLATHVQQPSLSSPQVRKIRSIHFPIFFVCTQVYLRS, via the exons ATGACTTACCGTCCACTCTCGGACTTCCCTATGAATGCAATTCTGGGGCAACAGTATCCTTTCGTCCCAGTTGTTGGGTCTTTTCCGTGCGTACCGGGGAAACTCACACAGGACCGGATCGTGGGCAACCCTGCGAACAGCATCCAGTCTCCCTTCCGGGAAGAAAATGCTAAAGCTGCGCATCTTATTAAACTAAGAACACGTGAAGCAGAGACTGAGGTTGAGGATGACCCAGTGGTTCACATAGAAACCAAAGATTTGTGGGAGCAATTCCATAAATGTGGGACTGAAATGGTGATCACAAAATCCGGGAG ACGAATGTTCCCACCATTTAGAGTAAGATGTTCTGGTTTTGACAAGAGAGCGAGTTATATTTTGTTGATGGACATTGTGGCATCAGATGACTGCAGATACAAATTCCACAACTCTCGCTGGATGGTGGCTGGGAAAGCGGATCCAGAGATGCCCAAGCGAATGTGCATTCACCCAGATAGTCCAGCCACTGGAGAACACTGGATGTCCAAAACAGTCAGTTTTCAAAAACTGAAGCTGACCAATAATATGTCTGACAAGCATGGATTT ACGATTCTAAACTCCATGCACAAATATCAGCCCAGATTCCATGTTGTGCGGGCAAATGACATCCTCAAACTTCCATACAGTACCTTCAGAACATATGTCTTTCCGGAGACGCAATTTATTGCTGTGACTGCATACCAAAACGACAAG ATAACACAACTGAAGATTGATAACAATCCATTTGCAAAAGGATTTCGTGATACTGGaaatggaagaagagagaaaag GAAACAATTAATTTTGAAGACAGTACGCTCCAGTGGCCTAAATTCCAACGACGTCCCAACTGCAGTAGATCGAACTTCACCAACCTCTCCCCAAATAAGGCCTGTCGTCACATCCACATTAAAAG AAACCAGTGACAGTGAAGCCGATAGTGACGAGGATGAAAATAATCCTACTATCAAGGATGGTCCAGACCCATTTGAAGTATCCACAACTACAGACATCCCACAATTAAGCAATGAGCATACTAAGGCCAAACTCAACTTCGGTGGCACCCAAAGACTCCGGTTTGAGAGAAACTCTGAGAAACACGCCGAGAATCTTGAGAGTGAACCTAAAGCGGAAAATGATTGGCCTACTAACGAGGGGAGAGAATTCCAGAAAAATCAGCTACAACAACCCCACATTATTTACACCCCAGGGATGATAGAACAGCACTTTCTGAGTTCTCTAAATTCTACTAACAATGTTTTAATTCACCCAACGCCATTTTACTATGGACGGAACATCTCCAGTTTGATGTCTGAAGGAATGAGCACCTTGGACACCGGCAGACTGTCATCATCACAGGGGAGAAATGGAACGTCAGGATTAGCCACTCACGTTCAACAACCATCTTTGTCGTCTCCACAGGTAAGGAAAATCCGTTCAATCCACTTTCCGATATTCTTTGTTTGCACTCAGGTATATTTACGCAGTTGA